In the Bombiscardovia apis genome, GGGTGGTCTTTCGAACCCGGTTCCTGGTTCCCCTCTGGTTCTGAACCTGAGCCAGGCTTCTTAGGATCATCTTGGCCGGGCTGAACCGGACCAGGCTGCTCCGGCTGCTTTGGCCCCTCAGGACCGGGCTGCTCAGGAGTCGGCTGAACCGGCTGAGTAGGAGGTGGGGTAGGCTGAACCGGCTGAACCGGACCAGGCTGCACTGGGCCAGGTTGGACCGGTCCGGGCTGCACTGGACCAGGCTGAATCGGCTGGACCGGCGGCTGCGTGGGCTTAAGTTGCAGAGCCGCAGTTGCAGACTGCAAGCGAGTAAGTGCAGCATCTACTTGGTTCTGGGTCGCATCGGCATCAGCAAGCACCGCCTGAGCAGAAGCCAAAGCAGTAGCGAATGCTGACCACGATGTCGCAGTGTAATCAGCCTGGCTATGAGCACCGGCGACAGCCACTTCTGCCTGCAACAGGGCCTTATTAGCCACCGGCACCAAAGCAGCTCGAGCGCCTTGCAGACTCGTCAGCGCAGCATCCACTTGGTTCTGAGTAGCGGCTGCATCAGCAAGCACCGATTGAGCAGAAGTCAAAGCAGTAGCCAATGCTGACCAAGAAGCCGGCGTGTAATCAGAACGCACCAAGGTCTGCACAATGGTAACTTCCGCCTGCAACGCAGCCTTATTTACTACAGGCACCGGCACCAAAGCAGCTCGGGTATTTTGCAAACTCGTTAGCGCAGCATTCACCTGAGCCTGAGTTGCGGCTGCATCAGCAAGCACTGCCTGGGCATTAGACAGGGCAGAGGCAAACGCCGGCCACGAAGACGCGACGTAATCAGAGCGCACCAAGGTTAACGCACTGGCAACTTCCGCCTGCAGCAGCGTCTTGTTGACCACCGGTACCGGCACCAAAGCGCCACGGGCCTGAGCCAAAGTGTTATAAGCAGCATCGACCTGGGCTTGAGTAGCGGTCGCATCAGCAAGTACTGACTGGGCAGCAGACAGGGCAGCAGCGAACGGAGTCCAAGTATTTTGCGTATAGTCTCCAGCCACCAGACCGCTAGCAACAGTGACCTCGGCTTGGAGCTGGGCCTTGTTGACAGTCTGCACCTGCACCAAAGCAGTGCGGGCCGCGCTCAATGTGGTGTAAGCCGCATCTACTTGAGACTGGGTCGCATTAGCATTTGCTAGCACTAACTGAGCAGCAGACAAAGCCGATGCAAACGGAGTCCAAGAGGCCGCGGTGTAGTCAGCCTGCACTAAAACAGCTGATGCAGTCACCTCGGCTTGTAGTTGGGTCTTGTTAGCTTGCACCAACACGAGAGCCTGCCTGGCCGTGTTCAAGGCAGTGTAAGCAGCGTCGACCTGAGATTGAGGAGCATTAGCGTTCGCCAATACAGTCTGAGCAGCAGACAAAGCAGCAGTAAATGGAGCCCAAGAAGCGGGCGTGTAATCAGACTGCACTAGAACAGCCGAAGCATTCACCTCTGCTTGTAACTGAGCCTTATTGACCTGCGTCAGTACGAGAGCCAAGCGAGCCGTATTCAAGGCGGTGTAGGCAGAATCTATCTGCTGCTGGCTAGCTACCGGGTTTGCCAGCACTGTTTGAGCAGTAGACAAGGCAGTAGCCACTTGAGACCAAGAAGCGGGCGTGTAATCAGACTCGACCAAAGCAGTCGCGGCATTGACCTCAGCCTGCAGCTGTGTCTTGCTCACCGTCTGCACGTGCACCAGGCCGTTGCGGGCCTGAGATAGAGCAGCGTAAGCAGCGTCGACCTGAGACTGGAGGGCAGCTGCGTTGGCTAAAGCAGCCTGAGCATCGGCCAAAGCTGCCGCAAAGGGAGTCCACGAAACCGCCGTGTAATCAGACTGAGCCAAAGCAACCGACGTGTTAACTTCAGTTTGCAAGGCCGTCTTATTAGCTGGCACAGGGCTTAGGGCCAAGCGAGCTGTATGCAAACTGTTGTAAGCAGCATCGACTTGGGACTGCGTCGGATTCGCGGCAGCCAACACCCCTTGAGCTGCAACTAGATTGCTTGCAAACAGAGCCCAAGAAGCAGCCGTGTAATCAGACTGAATCACGCCAGTTGAAGCATTGACCTCAGCTTGCAAGAGCGTGGTATTGGCTGGAATTATGCCAAGAGCTGTGCGAGCAGAGTGGAGGGCTGCGTAAGCAGCGTCGACTTGCTGCTGGGTAGCGTCCGTGTCTGCGAAGACTGACTGGGCATCAGCTAAAGCAGTGGCGAATGGTGCCCAAGTAGCAGGCGTGTAGTCAGCCTGCACTAAAGCAACCGATGTATTAATCTCTGCTTGAAGCTGGGTTTTGTTCGTAACTGGCTTAAGTACCAGGCCCGAGCGGGCTGACTGCAAAGTAGTAAGAGCAGCGTCGACCTGGTTTTGTGTGGTATTAGCATCGGCCAAGACTGACTGAGCCGCAGCCAAAGCGGTGGCAAACGGTGCCCACGATGCTGCCGTATAGTCAGCCTGCTGTAAGGCGCTCGAAGCTGTCACCTCATTTTGCAAGAGCGTCTTGTTGGCCGGAGGCGTCACGGGAACCAGAGCAGAGCGCGCAGCTTGAAGATTCGCCAAAGCCTGGTTAACTTCTGCTTGGCTAGCGTCCACATTACCCAAGACCGTTTGTGCCTGAGTCAAAGCGGTCTGCAAGCTCGCCCAGGAAGCAGGCGTGTAAGCGCTGGCATTTAGACCAGTGCAAATAGCTACCTCAGCCCGCAGTGCGGAAGCGTCGACCGTCGAAAGGTTCACGATGTCGATCACTGGAGCATCGGTGGAAGCAACGGGGGCAAGGCCCAGCGTGTGAAGCAGCAAAACCTTGTCGTTGCCGCCCTGCAGAGGGGCAGTGTGGGCAGGAATCTTTTCTCCATCTTGCTCGTCGAAGAAAGTCTGACCAGAACCGCTTGCTGCGTTCGAACCGAACCAGAGGGAAGGATGGTAGGCATCGAAAACGGTCTGCACGAAGCTACCAGCCGAGTCGACCGCGCTATACGCATAACCAGAAGCGACATCAACCTTATAAGCAATGCTGGCCTGCGTGTCGGTGGCAGTGAAGCCCAAAGCCGAGAGCTTCGTACTGAGCACCATCTGGTGGGAGTCCGATATAAAAGCGTCATCAATACTCTCCGTATTGACCCGCGCCATACGATGCCCACTAGCGTCAAGCTGGTAGGTCACAGCCTTCGCAGAATCTAGCCGCGAATTATTTGTTGTCAAATTAGTAGCTGTAATCACATAATCTGCTTGGCCATCGTTGTTCGTATCCAAGTAGACTTCCGGTTGAACAAGGTACTCATCTCCAACGCGGCCCCAAGCCTTATCCGTCACAACACCGAAGCTCACCATGCCCTGCGAGGGGTCGGCAAGCTGCGGGGCAGTAGAAGAGTGACCGATAGCCCGAATGTCACCAGAATCTAAAAGATGCCTAAAGTGGGTGAAATGAGTGTTTTTTACTGGACTTTCAGCACCGAGGACCATAGGAGCTACCTGCGATTTGTAGGTTTCCTCGTCCGCACCTTGATTCAGTCCGTGACCGCTCACCTCAAGCTGACGGCTGCCATCAATGCGCTGCTTGTAGACCGTGCTGGTCTCGGAAATCGGCTTAGGCGCTACTGCCACAGCCACTCGTAAGCTAGTTGCCCCAGTAGAAGGCGGGCCAGTTGGTGTGAGTTCAACAATACCAGTCGCGTCGCTCACATAGCTCGTATGCTCGGAATCGAACTGCGCTGCTTGGGAAGGGTCCCTAGTCTTGCGCATCAAACTTTGGTCGCTAATGCTCAGATCAACGCTAAACTGCGCGCTGCTACCGGCCGGCACTGTCAGGTTAGTGGTGCTCAGCGAATAGTTCACTCCGGGGCTACTCGTCCTGGGCTGATACGCCAGCTGGTAGCTATGGCTTTGCGAATCGGTATTGGTAACCGTTATCACTTTGCTATCCGAGTAGCCGGTCTGCGGCACTTGGGCAATGCCAAAACCTACGCTAACTACCTGCGCATCAGGTCCGGAAGCATGCACTGTATTATTGACGGCTGCCAAGGCATCGATACGCCCGGTACCGACTCTGACAGGCCCATAAGCGCCGCCCGTATACGTGACATCGTGATCGGCAGTATTGATAATCTGCTGCTTCACCTGGGCCCCGGACCAACCCGGGTGAGCCTCATACACCAAGGCCGCAGTGCCAGAAGTATAAGGAGTAGCCATCGAGGTGCCAGACTTCATGACACTATTCGTGCCCGTCTGTGAGCTAGCGGATATGATGTATTGGCCCGGGGCGCTCACATCTGGCTTATTAGTTCCGTCGTAAGAACCGTGTAGACCGCGGGAGGTGAACGAAGCTACCGCGTCTTGCGCAGGCCCAAGCGTCCAGCTCGCGGCCACAGACAAGGCAGACTTGGCAGAAGCCGGAGAGCCAGTTGAATCTGTTAAATCGCCATTATTTCCAGCGGCCGCCACAGTGAGTACGCCATCGCTAGCAAGGGCATTAATAGCATCAATCTCCGAGCAATCCGTCTGGCCAAAGATAGCTCCCAACGAGAGCGAAACGACCGAAATCTTATCTGCCAAAGGAGCGCTCAAATTGTGCTGGACCACCCAGTCGATAGCTTGTGTGCTCAGCCCTGTAGTGCCGCCATGGTCGCCAAACACTTTGAGAGCATATATGCCAGCCTTCGGTGCGCTACCTGGCGCAATTTTCATATTGTCTGTATCCGCAGAAGTGAGCTGCGTATAGTCGCCTGAGAATCTAGTGGAATCTGTCTTTACACCATAGCCCGCAGCAATACCAGCCACGTGAGTACCGTGAGCAGATGCGGCACCGTCTATAGGGTTGTCGTCAGGAGCGGGAACGTCGCTGGAGCTTTGATAAGCAGAGCCGGCAAAGTCATGACCACCCTTATACTTGCTGGCATCCACAAGTGGCCTAATGCTTGGATCCGTTAGAGGATTTGCAGTAGAAGCGCTAGCAGTTTGGTATGCCGCAGTAGTGCCCGGACCGCCAAAATCAACGTGTGTATAGTCTAAGCCGGTATCGATTACAGCGATATTCACACCTTGGCCGGTGTGTCCAGTCTGGGCCCACGCATCTACCGCACCAATATGCCCTACACTCTCGTTATACAACTGAGGCTCTGAACCGCCCTGGGGCTGGGCTCCCGAGTTCTTATTCAAAGGCTCCATCGCAGTCACGCGCGTCACACTAGCCACTGAAGGAGACTGCTCTGCCAGCGTCCGCAATGCCTGCGCATCTGCCTTAACTGCCACGCCGCTAATGGCGCTACCCGTGGTGTAAAGCTTTACAGCAGAAGGGTTCAACGATTGCAGCTGCGCAAAAGTCGAATCGGCCACCTGCTCAGCCTGCTGAGCCGTAGCCCGACCATTCTGCTTGGCCTTATCTTCTTTCTGAGTTTCACTTAAGCCTGAGCGCTGCATGTCGAGCTGGGCCTTGGTTTGCAACTTGCGCTCGATGCCGCTCGATGCCTTCACCTTAATAAAGGCCACTACGGAACCATCGGCACGCTCTATCTCTGGCGCTACATGGCCACGGCCACTCACTGCATCGCCCACAGCGTATGCTCGGCCAGGCAACCCAACGCAAGCCACCATGAGCGTGGCAATGGCTGCCAAAATTGCAACGAACTGTCCCCAGCTTTTGCGCACCAAAGGTACTCCTCTCAACCACTCCCCCAGATAGACCTGCCTGAGCGTAAACTCCCCGGAACACTGCCACAGGTTATGCTTTACTGTTTGCCGACTTTGCATCACATCTTCGGCGCATGAGAGAACCAAAAGTTTGCTAAGAACTGGCTAGAAA is a window encoding:
- a CDS encoding S8 family serine peptidase translates to MRKSWGQFVAILAAIATLMVACVGLPGRAYAVGDAVSGRGHVAPEIERADGSVVAFIKVKASSGIERKLQTKAQLDMQRSGLSETQKEDKAKQNGRATAQQAEQVADSTFAQLQSLNPSAVKLYTTGSAISGVAVKADAQALRTLAEQSPSVASVTRVTAMEPLNKNSGAQPQGGSEPQLYNESVGHIGAVDAWAQTGHTGQGVNIAVIDTGLDYTHVDFGGPGTTAAYQTASASTANPLTDPSIRPLVDASKYKGGHDFAGSAYQSSSDVPAPDDNPIDGAASAHGTHVAGIAAGYGVKTDSTRFSGDYTQLTSADTDNMKIAPGSAPKAGIYALKVFGDHGGTTGLSTQAIDWVVQHNLSAPLADKISVVSLSLGAIFGQTDCSEIDAINALASDGVLTVAAAGNNGDLTDSTGSPASAKSALSVAASWTLGPAQDAVASFTSRGLHGSYDGTNKPDVSAPGQYIISASSQTGTNSVMKSGTSMATPYTSGTAALVYEAHPGWSGAQVKQQIINTADHDVTYTGGAYGPVRVGTGRIDALAAVNNTVHASGPDAQVVSVGFGIAQVPQTGYSDSKVITVTNTDSQSHSYQLAYQPRTSSPGVNYSLSTTNLTVPAGSSAQFSVDLSISDQSLMRKTRDPSQAAQFDSEHTSYVSDATGIVELTPTGPPSTGATSLRVAVAVAPKPISETSTVYKQRIDGSRQLEVSGHGLNQGADEETYKSQVAPMVLGAESPVKNTHFTHFRHLLDSGDIRAIGHSSTAPQLADPSQGMVSFGVVTDKAWGRVGDEYLVQPEVYLDTNNDGQADYVITATNLTTNNSRLDSAKAVTYQLDASGHRMARVNTESIDDAFISDSHQMVLSTKLSALGFTATDTQASIAYKVDVASGYAYSAVDSAGSFVQTVFDAYHPSLWFGSNAASGSGQTFFDEQDGEKIPAHTAPLQGGNDKVLLLHTLGLAPVASTDAPVIDIVNLSTVDASALRAEVAICTGLNASAYTPASWASLQTALTQAQTVLGNVDASQAEVNQALANLQAARSALVPVTPPANKTLLQNEVTASSALQQADYTAASWAPFATALAAAQSVLADANTTQNQVDAALTTLQSARSGLVLKPVTNKTQLQAEINTSVALVQADYTPATWAPFATALADAQSVFADTDATQQQVDAAYAALHSARTALGIIPANTTLLQAEVNASTGVIQSDYTAASWALFASNLVAAQGVLAAANPTQSQVDAAYNSLHTARLALSPVPANKTALQTEVNTSVALAQSDYTAVSWTPFAAALADAQAALANAAALQSQVDAAYAALSQARNGLVHVQTVSKTQLQAEVNAATALVESDYTPASWSQVATALSTAQTVLANPVASQQQIDSAYTALNTARLALVLTQVNKAQLQAEVNASAVLVQSDYTPASWAPFTAALSAAQTVLANANAPQSQVDAAYTALNTARQALVLVQANKTQLQAEVTASAVLVQADYTAASWTPFASALSAAQLVLANANATQSQVDAAYTTLSAARTALVQVQTVNKAQLQAEVTVASGLVAGDYTQNTWTPFAAALSAAQSVLADATATQAQVDAAYNTLAQARGALVPVPVVNKTLLQAEVASALTLVRSDYVASSWPAFASALSNAQAVLADAAATQAQVNAALTSLQNTRAALVPVPVVNKAALQAEVTIVQTLVRSDYTPASWSALATALTSAQSVLADAAATQNQVDAALTSLQGARAALVPVANKALLQAEVAVAGAHSQADYTATSWSAFATALASAQAVLADADATQNQVDAALTRLQSATAALQLKPTQPPVQPIQPGPVQPGPVQPGPVQPGPVQPVQPTPPPTQPVQPTPEQPGPEGPKQPEQPGPVQPGQDDPKKPGSGSEPEGNQEPGSKDHPSGSGLHPESGNTEQPTPSPGPAAGNGQAPQQGPSQAQPQAQPAAPASVPAPAAAQLVSALAAASSSAESSSADSEAAASAPTEQTPDPKDAPKITPKSYDNSADESEEDGRRTPYGAADSAEESSSSSSSSSRTPLVAALVTILAAAALFLVYRHNRGPSKPSGPTTSGM